The sequence attttctgCACGTAAACACATAATACATAATTGCTATGTATAGGTGCTTATGTTTGGAGCAATGGTGATAGAACCTTTCAAAATAACCTCTTTCCTCAAGGAATGCATTATAGACAGGGTATAAAGtcaccaacattaaaaaaaaaaaaaaactctaataaacaagaagaaaaattctCAAGACCCAACACAATAGATGAAaagagtaaagaatatgcctgccaaagcaggagatgcaaaagatgcatGTTTGAtgcttggatcaggaagatcccctggaggaggaaatggcaacccactccagtgttctggccaggaaaatcccatggacagaggagcctggcagtctacagtgcatggggttgcaaagagtaggacaccactgagcacaagACATATAATGAGTTATTAAAGAATATGTAAGTCTCTGTTTTATATAAGAGTAGGTATTTGACTTATTTTAATTGTGagtataattttcaaatacaaaACATATTCGGATGGGAAAGACTACTCTGTTCCTATACAGTTATCTAGTTTTTGAGGAAAGCTTTGTCTGGAACAGGTAAAATGGCCCAGGCTTATTTGATAAAAGTTTTTGAAATGGTATTTTCgtatttgaagtgaagtgaagtgaaagtcactcagtcatgtctgactctttgcgaccccatggactatacagtctttggaattctctaggccagaatactggtgtgggaacctttcccttctccagggcatctttccaacccagaaatcgaacacaggtctcccgcattgcaggcttctctaccggctgagccacattgagaaagaaagaaagaaagaaagtgaagtcacttagtcgtgtccaactctttgcaaccccatggactataacctgtcaggctcctctgaccatgggattttccaggcaagaatactggagtggggtgccatttccttctccatgggatcttcccaacccagggatcgaactctggtctcctgcattgtaggcagacgctttactatctgagccaccagggaagcccacatttagTTGATGATAAATGGATGTGTTTACTTCACCTACTATGATGCTGTGTTAGCATCTCTGAACTTGGATATTTAAACATGGGTAATTATGGACATGTATagctgataataaaaataaatatctgaaggGACTGTGAATTTATAAGCATGACAGTTCTCAGGGGTTCCCATTGTGAGAAAGATGTTGAACTGGGAaatctaaatgaaaaaattatatgtGTGATTAATTATCACatcaaggagaaaatgaaagtagATACAGAGAATAGTCCTATTTATATGGTAGATTCCAGGTAAGTTATAGCATTTCCCCTAATTAGATTTTCCTTGAGTTAGAGGGGAATCGAGTTATTTGAATGATAGATGGAAAAAAGGGGGTTGGGTATTACTATAGATTTCCAAGTCAAATGTGGATTTGAGTAGAACATGTATTTACATAATTGAAATATGGATTATAGTAACATAGGGATAAATGGAAGATATAGAGATGAGGAGAGGTTGAATATAGAATAATTAATATGTATAGAAAGGAATTAAGTTGAGGTCAAGTTGGGAGCATTTATTTAGATTCTTTGACAAGATTTGAAAACATCTGTTTAGCCCCTTCCAAAATCTGCTTGGTCCTCACTCCATAAATAACGGGATTGAGCATAGGTGGGATGACCACATAGAGGTTGGCCAGGAGGATATGGACATAGCGTGGGATGTGTCTCCCACCAAACCTATAGGCAAAGACAGAAAAGAGGGCAGGGATGTAGAAGAGAAGGATGACACAGATGTGGGAGCCacaggtgctcagggctttgGACTGGGCATCTTGAGAAGAGAGGTGGAAGACAGCTTGGAGGATGTGAACGTAGGAGACAGCAATAAGGATGATGTCCAGGCCAGTGGAGAGTAGCGCAGCTGCCAACCCATACCAGACGTTGATGGAGATATCAGAACAGGACAGACGGGCAATGCCCATGTGCTCACAAAATGTGTGCGCAATGATATTGACCCGGCAGTAGTGCAGGCGCTTGAGGAGAAAGATAGATGGAAACATGATGATGAAACTGCGGGCCAGTGTGGCAGCCACGATCTTCCCAATGGCTGTGCTGGTCAGGATTGTGGCATATCTCAAAGGGgagcagatggccacatagcggtcaaagGCCATGGCCAGGAGGACTGCagactcagccacaaaaaggaagtGGATGAAGAACATCTGGGTTAGGCAGCCATCAAAGGAAATGTGGGTAGAACTTAGCCAGAAGTTGGCCAGGGCTTTGGGCATGGTGGATGTGGAGAGTAAGACATCAGTACTGGCCAACATGGACAGGAATATGTACATGGGCTCATGCAGGCTTGGCTGGGAGAGGATGACACAAATTAAAATGCTGTTGCCTGCCAGGGAAGCTACATACATGGTGCAGAAGGGGATGGAGAGCCAGATGTGTAGGTGCTCCAGCCCAGGGATGCCAAGAAGGAAGCAGCCCTCCAGACGAGTATCAGAGTTGTTCACAGCAACTGTGTTGTTAGCAGACAAAAAGGCCATAATTTTCTGCAGAGATCTCACCTGTGCCATAGGGGAAAAATAGCTTCAGACTTTGTATTTATTAGCAGAGTGCACATAAAGGTTTGCAATCAGCCACAAGGTTTGCATACACTCACAGATCCTACAACCACGATGGCTTTTGCACACATGCATATTCTCTATAGAAAATCACACCCAGTGTCTGTGCAAAGTACACAGCTCTAGACCCTGTCCACAGACAATCTCAGTATCGTTATTCAGACCCTCTACCCCATTCGGCTATAAGACTTTCAGGCATTTTCAGAGTTTGAAAACACTGTGGCTCTGAAGTGTGGTGCTATCACCTAGAATATGAAGGAAGGTGTGGAGCTGTGGAGCTGTGGAGCAATGCTTCTCAAAGTGCCATCCCCAGGCCAGCATCGTTGCCATCACCAGGGAACTTGCAGGTTCTTGGACCCTACCACACACCTAATGAATCAGAAACTGGAGCAGCAGTCTCTATTTTATCAAGATCACAAGGTGATTCTGATTACAGCTAACATTTATGAACCAATGCTGTTAAGaatgtctttactttcttcccTCTTTAGTCTAGATGTCTATCTCACAGGACTGATAACTTCTCTGTCCCAATTAGTTTCTGCTGCATTCTCTGTGAAAATACTCAAACTTCAACTAAATCTAACTGGTGCTTTACTCAACTCACATGGTTAGTTTAGTCG comes from Cervus elaphus chromosome 1, mCerEla1.1, whole genome shotgun sequence and encodes:
- the LOC122695623 gene encoding olfactory receptor 52B6, which encodes MAQVRSLQKIMAFLSANNTVAVNNSDTRLEGCFLLGIPGLEHLHIWLSIPFCTMYVASLAGNSILICVILSQPSLHEPMYIFLSMLASTDVLLSTSTMPKALANFWLSSTHISFDGCLTQMFFIHFLFVAESAVLLAMAFDRYVAICSPLRYATILTSTAIGKIVAATLARSFIIMFPSIFLLKRLHYCRVNIIAHTFCEHMGIARLSCSDISINVWYGLAAALLSTGLDIILIAVSYVHILQAVFHLSSQDAQSKALSTCGSHICVILLFYIPALFSVFAYRFGGRHIPRYVHILLANLYVVIPPMLNPVIYGVRTKQILEGAKQMFSNLVKESK